The Streptomyces sp. NBC_00691 genome has a segment encoding these proteins:
- a CDS encoding glycosyltransferase family 2 protein codes for MLLSIVVPCFNEEDVLARFHDHVTTELARLDGEFEIVYVDDGSRDGTLPLLQELAARDSRHVRYVSFSRNFGKEAAMLAGLRNAAGDAVVIMDADLQHPPELVHRMVALHSEGYDQVVARRTREGDRVTRTLTARVYYWAINRLVDVELVDGVGDFRLLSRRTVDAVLGLGEYNRFSKGLFSWVGFRTTTFSYENAVREEGRSKWTFGKLLNYGLDGLLSFNNKPLRAAVHLGFLLVLVALGYAVWIVGDALANGVDTPGYVTLLVAVTALAGVQMVMVGLIGEYVGRIYYEVKRRPHYLVKETHEGTYEGTYEGAREGAEKGPVPADTRRAGESLWETVAPK; via the coding sequence GTGCTGCTCTCGATCGTCGTACCGTGTTTCAACGAGGAAGACGTCCTCGCCCGTTTCCATGACCATGTGACCACCGAACTCGCCCGTCTGGACGGTGAGTTCGAGATCGTCTACGTGGACGACGGAAGCCGGGACGGGACGCTCCCGCTCCTCCAGGAGCTCGCCGCGCGCGACTCCCGCCACGTCCGCTACGTCTCCTTCAGCCGGAACTTCGGCAAGGAGGCGGCGATGCTGGCCGGCCTCCGCAACGCCGCCGGCGACGCCGTCGTGATCATGGACGCCGACCTCCAGCACCCGCCCGAGCTGGTGCACCGGATGGTCGCGCTGCACTCCGAGGGGTACGACCAGGTCGTCGCCCGCCGTACCCGCGAGGGCGACCGCGTCACCCGCACCCTGACCGCCCGCGTCTACTACTGGGCGATCAACCGGCTCGTCGACGTCGAGCTCGTCGACGGCGTCGGGGACTTCCGGCTCCTGTCGCGCCGTACCGTCGACGCGGTCCTGGGCCTCGGCGAGTACAACCGTTTCTCCAAGGGCCTCTTCTCCTGGGTCGGCTTCCGGACGACGACGTTCTCGTACGAGAACGCCGTCCGCGAGGAGGGCCGCTCGAAGTGGACCTTCGGCAAGCTCCTCAACTACGGCCTCGACGGCCTCCTGTCCTTCAACAACAAGCCGCTCAGGGCCGCCGTCCACCTCGGCTTCCTGCTCGTCCTCGTCGCCCTCGGCTACGCGGTCTGGATCGTCGGGGACGCGCTGGCCAACGGCGTCGACACCCCCGGTTACGTCACCCTCCTCGTCGCCGTCACCGCCCTCGCCGGGGTGCAGATGGTGATGGTCGGACTGATCGGCGAGTACGTCGGCCGCATCTACTACGAGGTCAAGCGACGGCCGCACTACCTGGTCAAGGAGACCCACGAAGGGACGTACGAAGGGACGTACGAAGGGGCGCGCGAGGGGGCGGAGAAGGGACCGGTACCGGCCGACACCCGGCGTGCGGGTGAGTCGTTGTGGGAAACAGTCGCACCGAAGTAG